The following are from one region of the Macaca thibetana thibetana isolate TM-01 chromosome 2, ASM2454274v1, whole genome shotgun sequence genome:
- the LOC126948235 gene encoding WD repeat and SOCS box-containing protein 2-like, translating into MEAGEELLLLAELKPGRPHQFDWKSSCETWSIAFSPDGSWFAWSQGHCIIKLIPWPLEEQFIPKGFEAKNRSSKNETKGQGSPKEKMLDCGQIVWGVAFSPWPSPPSKRLWAHHHPQVPDISCLVLATGLNDGQIKIWEVQTGLLLLNLSGHQDVVRDLSFTPSGSLILVSASRDKTLRIWDLNKHSKQIQVLLGHLQWVYCCSISPDCSMLCSAAEEKSVFLWSMRSYTLIRKLEGHQSSVVSCDFSPNSALLVTASYDTNVIMWDPYTRERLRSLHHTQVDPAMDDSDVHVSSLRSVCFSPEGLYLATVADDRLLRIWALELKTPIAFAPVTNGLCCCTFFPHGGVIATEIRDGHVQFWTAPRVLSSLKHLCQKALRSFLTTYQVLALPIPRK; encoded by the coding sequence ATGGAGGCCGGAGAGGAACTGCTGCTGCTGGCCGAACTCAAGCCCGGGCGCCCCCACCAGTTTGATTGGAAGTCCAGCTGTGAAACCTGGAGCATCGCCTTCTCCCCAGATGGCTCCTGGTTTGCTTGGTCTCAAGGACACTGCATCATCAAACTGATCCCCTGGCCACTGGAGGAGCAGTTCATCCCTAAAGGGTTTGAAGCCAAAAACCGAAGTAGCAAAAATGAGACGAAAGGGCAGGGCAGCCCAAAAGAGAAAATGCTGGACTGTGGTCAGATTGTCTGGGGGGTGGCCTTCAGCCCATGGCCTTCCCCACCCAGCAAGAGGCTCTgggcacaccaccacccccaagTGCCTGATATCTCTTGCCTGGTTCTTGCTACGGGACTCAACGATGGGCAGATCAAGATCTGGGAGGTGCAGACAGGGCTCCTGCTTTTGAATCTTTCTGGCCACCAAGATGTCGTGAGAGATCTGAGCTTCACACCCAGTGGCAGTTTGATTTTGGTCTCCGCGTCACGGGATAAGACTCTTCGCATCTGGGACCTGAATAAACACAGTAAACAGATTCAAGTGTTATTGGGCCACCTGCAGTGGGTTTACTGCTGTTCCATCTCCCCAGACTGCAGCATGCTGTGCTCTGCAGCTGAAGAGAAGTCGGTCTTTCTATGGAGCATGAGGTCCTACACATTAATTCGGAAGCTAGAGGGCCATCAAAGCAGTGTTGTCTCTTGTGACTTCTCCCCCAACTCTGCCCTGCTTGTCACGGCTTCTTACGATACCAATGTGATTATGTGGGACCCCTACACCAGAGAAAGGCTGAGGTcactccaccacacccaggttGACCCCGCCATGGATGACAGTGATGTCCACGTTAGCTCACTGAGATCTGTGTGCTTCTCTCCAGAAGGCTTGTACCTTGCCACGGTGGCAGATGACAGACTCCTCAGGATCTGGGCCCTGGAACTGAAAACTCCCATTGCATTTGCTCCTGTGACCAATGGTCTTTGCTGCTGCACATTTTTTCCACATGGTGGAGTCATTGCCACAGAGATAAGAGATGGCCACGTCCAGTTCTGGACAGCTCCTAGGGTGCTGTCCTCACTGAAGCACTTATGCCAGAAAGCCCTTCGAAGTTTCCTAACAACTTACCAAGTCCTAGCACTGCCAATCCCAAGAAAATGA